Proteins encoded by one window of Chondromyces crocatus:
- a CDS encoding VWA domain-containing protein, whose amino-acid sequence MSTDDLTPEDRQALLRWRLALGSEAERTSSRFALTGLTEEAGGVGLEPGRLGDLDQALSFVYEAKEGGLGASRPYIPKWLAAVRELFSHEVVALVQKDAIEKKGLTQLLFEPETLPLLEKNVELVATLMSARGLIPDRAREAARQIVREVVEEIRKTLENEIRTTVVGALRRNTTSPLRVMRNLDWKRTIQKNLKGWDTARKRLVPERLYFWANQQRRHEWDVAVVVDQSASMGESVVYSSIMAAIFASLEVLKTRLLFFDTEVVDVTHLLVDPVEVIFTARLGGGTDINRAVAYAQQNFVERPDKTLFILITDLYEGGNATELLGRLQQLVDSRVKVLCLLALTDSGTPSYDHEMARKLTTLGIPCFGCTPKLLVRVMERVMKGQDLSTLVAQEAK is encoded by the coding sequence ATGAGCACGGACGACCTGACACCGGAGGACCGACAGGCGCTGCTCCGCTGGCGGCTGGCGCTGGGCTCGGAGGCGGAGCGCACGAGCAGCCGGTTCGCACTGACGGGCCTGACCGAGGAGGCCGGTGGCGTGGGGCTCGAACCGGGACGTCTGGGCGATCTCGATCAGGCCCTGTCGTTCGTCTACGAGGCCAAGGAGGGCGGCCTCGGCGCGTCACGCCCGTACATCCCGAAGTGGCTGGCCGCCGTGCGTGAGCTGTTCAGCCACGAGGTGGTGGCGCTGGTGCAGAAGGACGCGATCGAAAAGAAGGGTCTGACCCAGCTCCTCTTCGAGCCGGAGACGTTGCCGCTGCTCGAAAAAAACGTCGAGCTGGTGGCCACGCTGATGAGCGCGCGCGGACTCATCCCGGATCGGGCACGGGAAGCGGCGCGACAGATCGTGCGCGAGGTGGTCGAGGAGATCCGGAAGACGCTCGAAAACGAGATCCGCACCACCGTGGTCGGTGCGCTGCGGCGGAACACGACGAGCCCGCTGCGGGTGATGCGCAACCTCGACTGGAAACGCACCATCCAGAAGAACCTCAAGGGATGGGACACGGCGCGCAAGCGCCTGGTCCCCGAGCGGCTCTACTTCTGGGCGAACCAGCAGAGGCGGCACGAGTGGGACGTGGCCGTCGTCGTCGATCAGTCGGCGTCGATGGGAGAGAGCGTCGTCTACAGCTCGATCATGGCCGCGATCTTCGCGTCGCTCGAGGTGCTGAAGACGCGGCTCCTGTTCTTCGACACCGAGGTCGTGGATGTGACGCACCTGCTCGTCGACCCGGTCGAGGTGATCTTCACCGCCCGTCTCGGCGGGGGCACGGACATCAACCGCGCCGTGGCCTATGCGCAGCAGAACTTCGTCGAGCGACCCGACAAGACGCTGTTCATTCTGATCACCGATCTCTACGAGGGGGGCAACGCGACGGAGCTGCTGGGGCGGCTCCAGCAGCTCGTCGACAGTCGGGTGAAGGTGCTCTGCTTGCTCGCGCTCACCGACAGCGGCACCCCTTCGTACGACCACGAGATGGCCCGCAAGCTCACCACGCTGGGGA